A single window of Gossypium hirsutum isolate 1008001.06 chromosome A10, Gossypium_hirsutum_v2.1, whole genome shotgun sequence DNA harbors:
- the LOC107896699 gene encoding dynein light chain 1, cytoplasmic translates to MSTEAAKRSTTGALTVKQQKTDELKPSPVLTAEPKKVIIKSADMKDDMQKEAVDIAISPFEKNNVEKDVAEYIKKEFDKKHGPTWHCIVGRNFGSYVTHETNHFVYFYLDQKAVLLFKSG, encoded by the exons ATGAGTACTGAAGCAGCTAAAAGAAGCACCACCGGAGCTCTGACGGTGAAACAACAGAAAACTGATGAATTGAAGCCTTCTCCAGTGCTTACTGCAGAACCCAAAAAAGTTATTATCAAAAGCGCCGACATGAAAGACGACATGCAAAAAGAGGCCGTCGATATAGCCATTTCC CCTTTCGAGAAGAACAATGTAGAGAAAGATGTAGCAGAGTACATTAAGAAAGAATTCGACAAGAAACATGGACCTACTTGGCATTGCATTGTTGGTCGCAATTTTG GTTCGTACGTAACCCACGAGACGAACCACTTTGTTTATTTCTATTTGGATCAGAAAGCAGTTTTGCTCTTCAAATCTGGTTAA